The Antechinus flavipes isolate AdamAnt ecotype Samford, QLD, Australia chromosome 4, AdamAnt_v2, whole genome shotgun sequence genomic interval CTAGTCTTGAATCCAGCTCCTACCCCCAGAAGAACCCTGAGTCTCCGGAAGTACACTTTCCCACAAGCTGACTGGCCAGCAGGTTCTACCGAATTATCTCCTTGCTGGTTCTATGGTGACCCCTCCTAGGAAATGCTCCTCACCCTGATGGTGCCATCTCCTCTTTACTCCAGATTCTTCTCTGAGCATTCTCACCCTTGTCTGCCTGGGAGGGATTGTCTTTGTGCCCTGCCTGACGCCCCCACCTAGCCCCTTGTACTATGTTTAGTATACAAAACCCATAGCAACAGCCCCCGCCTGACCTCCTCCTGCctgccctcccttccccaccccagcACACCCTCCTCCCGCCTAGCCCTTGTGGCTTCCTGTTTGTGTATCTCTAGCTTTCTCCACTTGGGGCAGGGGGGGTTGCTCTATGAGGGACACTGTAATCAGACTCACACTGCCCTcccatctcccttccttcttcctgctCTTGTTATCCCCTCATCCTGTGAGCAgattccccctccttccttctgtgTCCCCTTTCAGCATGGTCTGGGAAATTGACTCACCCTTTTTCCTCCATCTTAGATCCTCCATGGCCCTCACCACAGCTTTCCTCTTCCCCTCGCATTGAGATTGAGGCTGGGGGATAAAAGGGAAGCAGTACAGGCTTGTTCTGAGGCTGGGCTTGAGTCTGGCAATTTGAGGATAATAAGGCAtcccttttctctattccttAGCACTTAGTATAGAATCAGGTTCTTGTCCGCCTTGCTGGGTTAAAGATGAGGTCCTGCCTTTTCCCCCTTACCTCTTACTCCTATATTCTCTTCCACCTTGTGCAGCTGTGAGTTCTGTGAGATCTTTGTTCAGATCTtgccccctctcttcctctaagTGCCCTTCCATATTCCTGAGCTATCCAGCTGCTGGCTTTCCATGCCTACTCTGGTTTAAGCATCTCTGAGGACCCCACATTGACTTTCTAATTCAGCATATCCTCCCCTCTGGGCAGAAACCTACTCTTTTCCCATCCAGGGTAGGAGAGGCAGTCCAAAGGGTTTGCTGCCAGGGTGGGCCTCTTTACCCTTAACAGCCCAGCCGGAGCTTGTCAGCTCACGCCTGTGatacctccttcctcccttcagccaggatggggaagggaggaagaacagCTGTTGGCCAGGATGGTTCCTTCCCAGGGCCCCTCCCTGCTGCTCTGGCACTGCAGAGTGGCTGGAGCTCCAGAACATAGCAGACACTGCAGCTGGAGCCCCCTCCTTTGCCAGCTGTGGCCCAGGCCCAGGACAGTGGAGGAAAAGTGGTACCTCTGAATTCCTTCCCTCAGGGGCTGTTTGGTACAGAAGTCCTGTGTCTGGTTCAGCCCTGAGAGAATAGAAGGAACCGGCTATCTGGACATTATCGTCcattctttcccccaccctctgtACTGGGATTAATTATTCTCTTTCCTAACTTTGTGCCTTAGTGATCCCTGGGTCATTTAATACTGAACAGGATCCAGATCTGAGAACCAGGCATGTAAAACTCAGTTGATTCTAGGAGATGGGGGCTCGGAATTTAACTTAGAAGACGTAGGGGCTTACTTCCCTTCAAAAAGGATCCACCCTggaatttttcctctctccttaccTCCTCCTCTAAAGGCTTCACAATCTCAGGGAAACACAAtgaagtttggaagaggaaagaggtcccTCTTCCAACCTTTCCTCCCCCAAACTTTATCAGATTCCTCGGCTCCATCTCCTTTACCAGCCTCTCTACTCTTAAGTTGATGATGATCCGATGAGGGGATCAGATTAGAGTCCAGAAGTTATCCATTCTCTCATCATTCTTTGGGCGAAAGAATATGTGTGTTGGAAGGAGAATGCTTGTTTAATAAAGTTACAAATAGTTGAAAGGAACTTTCTAAACTAGAAGTAAATTGTGACACTTGACAAATTGGGATAGAAAGGAGgatttaaatattgaaaagaggCTGAGACACTAGTTTTCTAGGCAGAGAACATGGGGCTTGAAGCTCTACCTCTCTTCCAACCTTCTCACAACGCTCATATCACAAGGAGGAAGGATTGTAAGGGGTGTTGAATCTTGAATAATGAATTCAGAACCCTCAACTGGATCCTATTATGGAAAGTTGGATGGAGTAGGAGGATGGGGATAGTAGATCAGGATGACCACTTCTGAGACTTGAGCTACAGACTTTTGAAGCTCGTTCAGTGAAGGAAGCAATTTCTTAGCACACATTTATTCCCTCATCCTGGATACTGACAGTTGCCCTGACCAGGAATACCCTTTTTCATGTAGTCCTAGGGCTTATCCCATAATTCTGGGGATAGAGGAttctgagagggagaggagaaatggCATAGAGACTGAACAAGTCTCCATATGGGGCAATACGGTTGTAATGGGCCTGCCTAGACAGGTATATGGGCACTTGTCCAAGGTAGGGGGTGGAAGGTGAGCATGGGCAGCCTCTTGGCATGGTGTAGACATTCTAGCACAGGCTGGCAGACAGGAAACCACCCAACCACTTTCCCTTGTATCCCTTTGACTCATGCTTCTTCCCACCTCCAGTCTCCTGATATCTATCCCATCTGGTTAAGGGAAATTACTCTTACCTGGATTCTGTAGAAACATGCCATTTTAGAGTTCCTAGAAATCAGGGGTGAAAGAAACTATTCCCTTCTTATAACTCTACTATCTGCCAGCCTTGAGCAGATCAATTATAAactattcctggttctactccatTTACTTGGACTGCCTTCTAGAACCTTTTTTTGTCCTCATCACTCACCTAAATACTACCTATTTTTCCAGGCTAAACTCAAGTCCTCCATGTTCCATGAAGACTTTCTTTAGTACCCTAATACTACTCCATATCTTCTGAATGCTAACAGTTATTAGAATCTGTACCATACAAATGAACCTGAATTAGAGTTTTCCATAATTGTTTCATGTGTATGATCTCATCTCACCAAATAATAAGCtccctcaatagaatgtaagctccttaaaggccagatctgttttgttattttgctgTTAACTTgaatagtgcttaataaattgaatTCTTGAATGAAAGTCTTTCaaagatggtttttttttttttttttttacattgcccACAGGGCCTGGTATGAAACTAGGTGCATTGTAATTTCTCAGAAAATGTTCTTTGACTAACTTTACCCAGGTCTATTTGTCCCACCATACAAATCAGACTCCCCAATTAAGGGAAATTACTCTTACCTGGATTCTGTAGAAACATGCCATTTTAGAGTTCCTAGAAATCAGGGGTGAAAGAAACTATTCCCTTCTTATAAATCTACTATCTGCCAGCCTTGAGCAGATCAATTATAAACTATCCCTATCTTATTGTTCCCCATCCTTTCCCCtccaatacaaagaaaggaaaaggagagagctAGGTTAAAATAAGTGGAGTTGATTACTGTTCATTTTGTTATTAGCCATACATCTTGGAGAATGATACATGGGTGTGGGTTGTATTCTCTGCCCTGCAGGAAACAGTAAAAGCAATTAATGCATGCTAAGATTTGGGGatagaaatcaaaaataaaaatagtgctagtcctcaaggagctcacattctactggAATATAATGTATTCCACTAATTTTAGTCTTAAGAGTCAtcaactgtgtgatcttaggaaaaACGTTTTCTCTCCTGGACTTGTTTCCTTATGTTAAAGTCAGGAACTTGAATTAGATTAGATGGAGAAGGTTCAGTGCTTCTCCTTAACCAGAGTGTGGGGGTGTCTCCTCCCAGATATCTGTACCACCATCTCAGAATGGCCAACAGGGGACCCGCATACGGACTCAGCCGGGAAGTGCAGCAGAAAATTGAGAAGCAGTATGATGCTGACCTGGAGCAGATCCTCATTCAGTGGATTACCACACAGTGCCGCAAGGACGTCGGGCGGCCCCAGCCTGGGCGAGAGAATTTCCAAAACTGGCTCAAGGATGGCACGGTGAGAGCTGAAGCTCAAGGCATGGGATCAGTAGGGAGAGGAGacaaaaatagaatttctatttctttcgCCCCTTATgatttgcaaattgctttataaaaaGCATTTCAATTGATAGATAGGAAAGCACAGAAAGAGTTCAGAAGGGTTCTAGTTAAGGCACTGAGCATGGAGGTTGAACCAAGAAGGGGACGAATTGGGAATTAACTACATGGTTCTAGACCTTGCAGGGGGTTCTGTTCATCTTTATTCACTGACCATAGGGCAAGAGTGATTAAGAGTTCTAAGAAAACTTGTAAAATATCAAGCTGGGAGCTAGAGAGCTCTTGCGTTCTTCGGTGGGCGTCATGTAGACAGAAGGAGTTCTCATCTTGGTAGCTTCAGCCGGATGCTCCTGTGGACACCACTGGCTTTCCCAGGGATACGAGATTTCCCTTCTGCCCTGGCTTTTCCTCCTCTCCTGGCCCTCGGAGGCAATATTGGGCCCAGATAAAGCAGGCCAGGAAAATTGTCCTGTGTGGGACGTGCCCTTTCATGCCATTGCCTTCTCCCAGGTGCTGTGCGAGCTTATCAACAGCCTGTTCCCTGAAGGCCAGGGCCCGGTAAAGAAGATCCAGGCTTCCGGCATGGCCTTCAAACAGATGGAACAGATTTCTCAGTTCCTGCAGGCAGCGGAGCGCTACGGCATCAACGCCACTGACATTTTCCAGACTGTGGACCTCTGGGAAGGTGAAGCAAAGGCGGGGAGATGGGCTGAGGGCTGGAAGGCAAGGCTGGGTGTGGCGGCGCATTTCCACATCTCCTTGGATTTGATTTAGGTCTGACTTCGCTCAGAGACCTGCCCAAGAGCCCATCTGAAGGATGGGGAAGGAGAATAATATTCAGATTACTGATGAGCAAGGATTTAAAGGGCGGAGTAGCATTTTGAAGGAGAATAAAAGCAAGGGATTGTGGTGGGAGGAGATGGGGGTGGAAAAGAATAAGAGGATTCATTGGGTTGGTCTCTCCTTCCCAATATTTTGGTTCTCTGAGATAACTAGACCTTGTGCCTTTGCTTCTCATTCCTAGGAAAGAACATGGCCTGTGTGCAGCGGACACTAATGAACCTTGGTGGGCTGGCAGTGGCTCGGGGTGATGGGTTTTTCTCCGGAGATCCTAACTGGTTCCCTAAGTAAGTAGGGGGACAATCCGCCCTCCCCAGAGCAGGTGGGGATATTTTTTGCCTACTTTTATAAATAGGATGGCAGGATTTATTCTGTCATCCCTGGATTCCCCCTTGCTCAGAATTTCCCCTGGCTGACCCTTGTTTTTTCTACCACCAGGAAATCCAAGGAGAATCCCCGAAACTTCACAGACAACCAACTGCAGGAGGGCAAGAACGTCATCGGGCTGCAAATGGGCACCAACCGTGGGGCATCTCAAGCAGGCATGACTGGCTATGGGATGCCACGCCAGATCCTCTGATCACTACTCTTCCCTACCCGCCCTTGAATGGTTAATATATTTCTAGCAGTGACATTCCCAGGAAGCCGTGGAACGCTCAAGCCCCTTCTGTCTccattccctccttttctccccttctccctgccCCTTGGTGGCACTACCTCCTGTTGTGCCTGCAGGTGTCCAGCCAGTGCCTTTTAATCTTGAACTTGCTGTAATacactcccttcccccaaatcaGCAAAACTGGACCAACCACCCATCCTCCCCTCTCCTGGACCAAACCGGACCCCTTCAACACTCCTCTTCATTCTCCCGCCCTGGCTTGTCGTATTTGTGAATTTGCCCCTCGTATCCATCTGCAGGCCAGGCTTCAGGGCACTGCCTTGAAAGGAGCTGAACATGGGACCAGTTTCTCTTCCACAAGATTGTTCTTCCTGTTCCCTGCACCCCCAGCTTTGCTACTGTGGGGACTTAATTTATAGGGAGGAGCCTGTGGTGGCTGCTGTCCTGGCCACAGCTGGACTTTGAAAGCCACACATCTGGGTAGGCCTCCTTGGCAGGGGCCTTTTTTCCCCTCGGTTCCTCCCTTCTTGGCATTCCCTTCTGCCTGTTCCCTCTTTACCCAGTAGCCTGAGACGGGCTTGGGGAGTGGTGGGGAGGGGATGTCCAGGGAGGTGGGTTGGCcctgccttcttttctctccccttccccccttcctcagAAGGCCCACCCAAAGTCTAGGGCTTGAGGAATGTGAGTTTGCTGATCTGAATAAAGATTCCCAGTCTTTGTAAGATGTAGCCCGCCTGTGTCTGAGGGAGTACAATGTaaatgggagggagaaggggagaagggtgCAAGTCAGAAATGGAATTAAGATAAGGCAGGAACAAAGGGAAATGACCCTGGAAGGGGAGGGGATTTTCaggcctgtttcttcatctgtaaaatgaagggactttttatttttatctctaactAAACCCTGTGCTTTTATGTTCACCACTCTACTTTCCTTTAGAATATCTCTTATCTTAAAACAAAGGTGGGAATTAACAAGGACATCTTTCTAAATTGTCCCTGGGAGAAGAACTATGATGAGTTGGGAGAAATGGCATTTGGGGCCTTGGGGGACATTCCCAGACAAACATATctatttgtccttttcttctctgctaAGATGGAATTAGGAATACTACTATTTTCCCCCAAAGGCTCTGACCTCTTTCCCAAATAGGGCCAAAAGTAGGGCCATATGTTTCTCTATGCAGTCTGCCTAGTACTCATATATATGCACATCTGTCGCCATTCCCATAGGCCCTCAAACTAGCCACTTAGGCAAAAGATCCTGTGGAAAGACCTTGGGTGGGGAATAACAGTTGTATCTGGCTAAAATACTGAGAGCATGACCTAGTGAGTAGAATATTGAATTTAAGAGTTAGAAAGACcaaggttcaaattctatctctgatatttactggctgtgtgtgactttgggcgaatcacttaaattctctccaatctagttttctcatctatcaattaaaaaaatatatcacctgcctcctagggttgttgGGAAGATTAAATGAAGTAACATGTCTAAAGCACATTTTAAGTcataaagtgccatataaatctTAGTTATTATTTTCACTACCTACTTAtgaggttgttgtgaggctcaaatgaaatgacTTTAAAGCATAATACAGTTATCCCCTTCCCATTGCAACTTTACCCATCTTGCAAGATGGTgttagaaattaaatgggaattttgggggagttttgcagaagccacagatgaTACATGAAAACCATAAGAGGAcagagaaaaagtttagaaactcatgAAAGTTTAGAAATTAAgtgggaattttgggggagttttgcagaaaccACAAGGTGATACATGAAAAGCcataagaaggaagagaaaaaatttagagaacataagagagaaaaaattcagacttctggTACAAATGGTGGGCCAGATGATTTTAATGGGGATTTTATAGGTTGCTGGGGTGCTATTCCCCTAACcctcatgatgtggaagggattgTTGTATAAATATCAGTTACTTAGTACAGTTGGGTCCTAGAACTAGAGAAAGTGGCTTGTTATTGACTGGGAAATCAGTCCACTTGAGGTTGAGAGGGGGTTACTTGGCATTCTGTTTGCCTTCATTTTTCATGTAGGAAAACCCaacttcaacaaacatttaaatgccTTTTGTATACACAAAACCAGACTCTGGACTGGGGAAATAAATGACCACATCTGCCCTTATATAACTTAGAATCTAATTAGTAGGATTAGTAGTGTTAATTGTTCACTCATTGTATAGCATCTCttaaggtttccaaagtgctttctcAATTAACAACCCTTTAAGGCAGGTGTTTGTCATGCCATACTGCCCTTCCTCCGTTTTATCGATATAAAGAAAAGATCAGAGAGCTAGCTTCAGTGGTAGGATTTGAAACTAAGTCCAATGCCTTCCATCTTCTTTCTATATGGTTATTTACATGTCTCTATGGTAGGATACATGCAACTAATCATAATACAAAGTGATATGATGATAATACTTGAGAGGTATCACCCAAGTGCTGTTAACAAGGT includes:
- the TAGLN2 gene encoding transgelin-2; this translates as MANRGPAYGLSREVQQKIEKQYDADLEQILIQWITTQCRKDVGRPQPGRENFQNWLKDGTVLCELINSLFPEGQGPVKKIQASGMAFKQMEQISQFLQAAERYGINATDIFQTVDLWEGKNMACVQRTLMNLGGLAVARGDGFFSGDPNWFPKKSKENPRNFTDNQLQEGKNVIGLQMGTNRGASQAGMTGYGMPRQIL